One stretch of Prunus persica cultivar Lovell chromosome G1, Prunus_persica_NCBIv2, whole genome shotgun sequence DNA includes these proteins:
- the LOC18790836 gene encoding SNF1-related protein kinase regulatory subunit gamma-1-like, translating into MAHPQPQEQEVESPKISAYDAYFETVQSRKKLPGPLQENLTFAFSKVPVSAFQGVPGGKVIEIGADTCIADAVKVLSRHHILSAPVRNPEAEANSDWSDKYLGIVDYSAILLWVLETCRLSPSFCSATAAGVGGAGAMGAIGAVALGVTGPAAVAGLTAAAVCSAVAGTALGKIGAAVEKGEAKDSPTGANNLSEDFDSIILQDEHFKSTTVRSILKSFRWAPFLPVGTDSSMLSVLLLLSKYRMRNVPVIEPGQPNIKNFITQSAVVHGLEGCKGMEWFDCIAAKPISDLGLPFMVSNEVISANINDPILEAFMKMRENEVGGLPVVEGTKKKIVGNVSISDIRYSLLKPELFSNFRY; encoded by the exons ATGGCACATCCACAACCCCAAGAACAAGAGGTCGAGAGTCCTAAAATCTCGGCCTACGACGCCTACTTCGAAACAGTCCAGTCCAGGAAGAAATTACCAGGTCCCCTACAAGAGAATTTGacatttgcattttcaaaagTTCCAGTTTCAGCTTTCCAAGGAGTTCCTGGAGGCAAAg TGATTGAGATTGGAGCAGATACATGTATTGCTGATGCAGTGAAGGTTCTGTCTCGACACCACATTTTGTCAGCTCCTGTGAGGAACCCAGAAGCAGAGGCAAATTCAGATTGGAGTGACAAGTACCTTGGGATCGTAGATTACTCAGCCATTCTTCTTTGGGTGCTGGAGACTTGTAGACTTTCTCCATCATTTTGTTCAGCAACTGCTGCTGGAGTTGGTGGTGCAGGAGCTATGGGCGCCATTGGAGCTGTTGCATTGGGTGTCACTGGTCCTGCTGCAGTTGCAGGCCTAACTGCTGCTGCAGTTTGTTCTGCTGTGGCTGGTACTGCCCTCGGCAAAATAG GTGCGGCTGTAGAGAAAGGGGAGGCCAAAGATTCTCCCACAGGTGCCAATAATTTGAGCGAAGATTTCGACAGCATTATACTACAAGATGAACACTTCAAGTCAACCACA GTGAGGTCAATACTTAAATCGTTCCGATGGGCGCCATTCCTTCCAGTTGGGACAGACAGTTCTATGTTGAGTGTCTTGCTGCTACTCTCAAAATATAGGATGAGAAATGTACCTGTAATAGAACCAGGCCAACCCAACATCAAGAACTTCATTACTCAATCAGCAGTTGTTCATGGTCTTGAGGGGTGCAAAGGAATGGAATGGTTTGACTGCATTGCTGCAAAGCCCATCTCTGATTTGGGGCTTCCTTTTATGGTCTCTAATGAG GTTATTAGTGCAAATATCAATGATCCAATACTAGAAGCTTTCatgaaaatgagagagaacgaAGTTGGTGGTCTTCCAGTT